A portion of the Clupea harengus chromosome 18, Ch_v2.0.2, whole genome shotgun sequence genome contains these proteins:
- the vgf gene encoding neurosecretory protein VGF yields MRLCHITFSPKPLICMVMVRCQITSSAHTFLLLVLLSLSSKLTDCSPIDPDRQAISAHNGPLSSALSRPPLAPELGEDKKGPNREEEEEDDLFKDVDPQTLAAVLLEALNKPQGPQGERDSEGAEDLGRGRSMEEGLEVKRGQESSKEEEREEEQQGVERDRDGREELELIMAAAAAQGKEEREREEEEERKKAAEEEERLTEKVTSRTTSQTVPLKARPAEEGQKEEPIKFGESREGEEEEEQLSPEEVKNLQNMLEEFQSYSTTTESQSAEKTGQRESRGHFTDPDSDYRDNNIRPKGFRGYNMGLKKKLKWKQQQQLEQPKAKNQPEYRGGNFMDDFNDNLSEPAVEEEEEEEEEVMSPEEEEARAKAEQEEVRRQAAEAQRAKAEEEKLADIASDMLLQYMMKQDGRKSPDQRKKNVLGMNAVEDKRSDEEEDMDDDDDIDPQTIDKLIEISSKLHLPADDVVDIISDVEKKKKKDAPEAFTWQRPLMSPPAPAPAAPSSHFPTPVQQSPLLSSPFKSRFKDRTAIKPNKQDFWLKPQKQPFRAYPPYPFYQKPYPGYYPIYFPQPKPKPRYYAKPSYAFNSLLGNSLDYGFDFPPKRRYRPWAQPWLRSPQTLQRNPYFPNYIVPNPRTFTTVPMPKPRSPARHRSAFYYPPPAPLVTRGQDYYSQRRPSEQDSDEELENFIEKVFLKRPRMFQ; encoded by the exons ATGCGTCTGTG ccACATCACTTTCTCCCCTAAACCCCTGATCTGCATGGTCATGGTCCGGTGCCAAATCACATCAAGTGCCCATACTTTTCTCCTGTTGGTTTTGCTCAGCCTCTCATCAAAGCTCACCGACTGCAGCCCAATAGACCCAGACAGGCAGGCCATCAGTGCCCATAATGGGCCTCTCTCCTCAGCCCTCTCTCGGCCACCACTGGCTCCCGAACTGGGAGAGGACAAAAAGGGTCCGAatagggaagaggaagaggaggatgaccTCTTTAAAGATGTGGACCCCCAAACATTAGCAGCTGTCCTCCTGGAGGCTCTCAACAAGCCCCAGGGGccccagggagagagggacagcgagGGAGCTGAGGACCTCGGGCGAGGGAGGAGCATGGAGGAGGGGCTAGAGGTcaagagagggcaggagagtagcAAAGAGGAGGAGCGGGAGGAAGAGCAGCAGGGTGTGGAACGTGACAGAGATGGCCGTGAGGAGCTGGAGCTAATCATGGCTGCCGCGGCGGCTCAAGGCAAGGAGGAGCGagagcgggaggaggaggaagagaggaagaaagctgCGGAGGAGGAAGAGCGCCTGACAGAGAAGGTGACGAGTCGCACCACCAGTCAGACGGTGCCTCTGAAGGCACGTCCAGCAGAGGAGGGGCAAAAAGAAGAGCCAATCAAATTTGGTGAAAGccgggaaggagaggaggaggaggagcagctgaGTCCAGAGGAGGTGAAGAACCTGCAGAATATGTTGGAGGAGTTCCAGAGTTACAGCACTaccacagagagccagagtgcAGAGAaaacaggccagagagagagtcgGGGACACTTTACTGACCCTGACAGTGACTACAGAGACAACAATATCAGGCCCAAGGGATTCAGGGGCTACAATATGGGCCTCAAGAAGAAGCTCAAGtggaaacagcagcagcagctggagcaACCAAAGGCAAAGAATCAGCCGGAGTACCGTGGTGGCAACTTCATGGACGACTTTAACGACAACCTGTCTGAGCCCgcagtggaggaagaggaggaggaagaggaggaggtgatgagtcctgaggaggaagaggctcgAGCCAAGGctgagcaggaggaggtgcgGAGGCAGGCAGCAGAAGCACAGAGGGCCAAAGCTGAGGAGGAGAAGTTAGCTGATATCGCCTCAGACATGTTGCTGCAGTACATGATGAAACAAGATGGAAGGAAGTCTCCGGATCAACGGAAGAAAAATGTATTGGGGATGAACGCAGTGGAGGACAAGCGCTCcgacgaggaggaggacatggacgatgatgatgacattGACCCACAAACCATTGACAAGCTGATTGAGATTTCTAGCAAGCTCCATCTGCCTGCCGATGATGTGGTGGACATTATCAGTGAtgttgagaagaagaagaagaaagatgcCCCCGAGGCGTTCACATGGCAGCGACCTCTCATGTcaccccctgctcctgctcctgcggCTCCATCTTCTCATTTCCCCACGCCGGTCCAACAGTCCCCGCTCCTCTCCAGCCCTTTCAAGTCCAGATTCAAAGACAGAACCGCAATTAAGCCTAACAAGCAAGACTTCTGGCTGAAACCACAGAAGCAGCCTTTTCGAGCCTATCCCCCTTACCCCTTTTACCAAAAACCATACCCCGGCTACTACCCCATCTACTTCCCTCAACCCAAGCCTAAGCCTCGCTATTACGCCAAGCCCTCCTATGCCTTCAACAGCCTCCTGGGAAACTCCCTGGACTATGGCTTTGACTTCCCCCCGAAGCGCAGGTACCGTCCCTGGGCCCAGCCATGGCTCCGCTCACCACAGACCCTGCAACGGAATCCTTACTTTCCCAACTACATTGTGCCCAATCCTCGGACATTCACCACTGTGCCCATGCCCAAGCCCCGCTCGCCTGCGCGTCATCGCTCGGCTTTCTATTACCCTCCCCCAGCGCCTCTAGTGACGCGCGGCCAAGACTACTACAGTCAGAGGAGGCCATCAGAACAGGACAGCGATGAAGAGCTGGAGAACTTCATCGAAAAGGTCTTCCTGAAACGTCCCCGGATGTTTCAGTGA